In a genomic window of Streptomyces katrae:
- a CDS encoding DsbA family protein — translation MTDTQVREKTPVDFWFDPLCPWAWMTSRWMLEVEKVRDVEVRWHVMSLAVLNEDKLDELPERYRELLGPKGWAPVRVVIAAQQKFGEEITGKLYTALGTKIHNEDRGATREVIADALEEVGLPAELLAYADSDEYDQVLRDSHNDGIERVGQEVGTPVISVPGADGEEVAFFGPVVTPAPRGEAAARLWDGTLLVASTPGFYEIKRTRTKGPSFE, via the coding sequence ATGACCGACACCCAGGTGCGCGAGAAGACCCCGGTCGACTTCTGGTTCGACCCGCTCTGCCCCTGGGCCTGGATGACCTCCCGGTGGATGCTCGAGGTCGAGAAGGTCCGTGACGTCGAGGTCCGCTGGCACGTGATGAGCCTGGCCGTGCTCAACGAGGACAAGCTCGACGAGCTGCCCGAGCGCTACCGCGAGCTCCTCGGCCCCAAGGGCTGGGCCCCGGTGCGCGTGGTGATCGCCGCCCAGCAGAAGTTCGGCGAGGAGATCACCGGCAAGCTGTACACGGCTCTCGGCACGAAGATCCACAACGAGGACCGCGGAGCGACCCGCGAGGTCATCGCCGACGCCCTGGAGGAGGTCGGCCTGCCGGCCGAGCTGCTCGCCTACGCCGACTCCGACGAGTACGACCAGGTGCTGCGCGACTCCCACAACGACGGCATCGAGCGCGTCGGCCAGGAGGTCGGCACCCCGGTGATCTCCGTGCCCGGCGCCGACGGCGAGGAGGTCGCCTTCTTCGGTCCCGTCGTCACCCCGGCCCCGCGCGGCGAGGCCGCCGCCCGCCTGTGGGACGGCACGCTGCTGGTCGCCTCGACCCCGGGTTTCTACGAGATCAAGCGCACCCGCACCAAGGGCCCCAGCTTCGAGTAG
- a CDS encoding amino acid permease, which yields MSQSTITPPELRPSAPGSPLGTGLKQRHLSMIALGGVIGAGLFVGSGAGIAAAGPSIVLAYAVSGLLVMFVMRMLGEMSAANPASGSFSVHAERAIGPWAGFTAGWMFWTLLCVGVAIEAIGAAHIMTGWFPGTPSWLWVLVFMALFCGSNLGAVRNFGEFEFWFAALKIGAIGLFLGLGVLAVLGLLPGTSSPGAANLVHDGGFLPNGVDGLLVGVLASVVAYGGLETVTIAAAESDDPVRGVARAVRTTMWRIAIVYVGSMLVIVTLLPWNDPAVSGHGPYAATLDHLGIPAAGQIMNVVILAALLSAMNANIYGSSRMAHSLVSRGQGPKALAKVSGGVPRRAVLASSGFGFVTVLLSYWYPDTLFAWLLNMVGGVILVVWGFIAVSQFVLRRRLEREAPGKLTVRMWGFPYLTWLALAGVAGVLVLMAVGEDTRTQVLFTGGLAAALAATGYLMQRRAAART from the coding sequence ATGAGTCAGAGCACCATCACGCCCCCCGAACTGCGGCCGTCCGCGCCCGGATCCCCCCTCGGCACCGGCCTCAAGCAGCGCCACCTCTCGATGATCGCCCTCGGCGGGGTCATCGGCGCCGGCCTCTTCGTCGGCTCGGGCGCCGGCATCGCGGCCGCGGGGCCCTCGATCGTGCTCGCGTACGCGGTCTCCGGTCTGCTGGTGATGTTCGTGATGCGGATGCTCGGCGAGATGTCGGCGGCCAACCCCGCGTCGGGTTCCTTCTCGGTGCACGCCGAGCGGGCGATCGGCCCCTGGGCCGGGTTCACGGCGGGCTGGATGTTCTGGACCCTGCTGTGCGTGGGCGTGGCCATCGAGGCCATCGGTGCCGCGCACATCATGACGGGCTGGTTCCCGGGCACCCCGTCGTGGCTGTGGGTGCTGGTGTTCATGGCGTTGTTCTGCGGCAGCAACCTGGGCGCGGTGCGCAACTTCGGCGAGTTCGAGTTCTGGTTCGCCGCCCTGAAGATCGGCGCGATCGGGCTGTTCCTGGGCCTGGGCGTGCTGGCCGTCCTGGGCCTGCTGCCCGGGACCTCCTCCCCCGGCGCCGCCAACCTGGTGCACGACGGCGGGTTCCTCCCCAACGGCGTGGACGGGCTGCTCGTCGGCGTGCTGGCCTCGGTCGTCGCGTACGGCGGCCTGGAGACGGTGACCATCGCCGCCGCGGAGTCGGACGACCCGGTGCGGGGCGTGGCCAGGGCGGTGCGGACCACCATGTGGCGGATCGCGATCGTCTACGTCGGCTCGATGCTGGTGATCGTCACCCTGCTGCCCTGGAACGACCCGGCGGTCAGCGGCCACGGTCCGTACGCCGCGACCCTGGACCACCTGGGCATCCCGGCGGCCGGCCAGATCATGAACGTGGTCATCCTGGCCGCCCTGCTGTCGGCGATGAACGCCAACATCTACGGCTCCTCGCGCATGGCCCACTCGCTGGTCTCCCGGGGCCAGGGGCCCAAGGCGCTGGCCAAGGTCTCGGGCGGGGTGCCGCGCCGGGCGGTGCTGGCCTCCAGCGGGTTCGGGTTCGTCACGGTCCTGCTGTCGTACTGGTACCCGGACACCCTGTTCGCCTGGCTGCTGAACATGGTCGGCGGGGTCATCCTCGTCGTCTGGGGCTTCATCGCCGTCTCGCAGTTCGTGCTGCGCCGACGGCTGGAGCGGGAGGCGCCCGGGAAGCTGACCGTGCGGATGTGGGGCTTCCCGTACCTGACGTGGCTGGCGCTGGCCGGGGTGGCCGGGGTGCTGGTGCTGATGGCCGTCGGCGAGGACACCCGGACGCAGGTGCTGTTCACCGGCGGGCTCGCGGCGGCGCTGGCGGCGACCGGGTACCTGATGCAGCGCCGGGCGGCGGCCCGGACCTGA
- a CDS encoding superoxide dismutase, whose product MAIYTLPELPYDYAALEPVINPQIIELHHDKHHAAYVTGANTTLEQLAEARDKENWGALNGLEKNLAFHLSGHILHSIYWNNMASPKTGEGGGEPTAADGVGDLADAITESFGSFEKFKKQLTFASSATQGSGWGVLAYEPVSGRLVVEQVYDHQGNVGVASTPILVFDAWEHAFYLQYKNQKVDFIEAMWNVVNWQDVARRYADAKANTPLLIPVKG is encoded by the coding sequence ATGGCCATCTACACGCTTCCTGAGCTTCCTTACGACTACGCGGCGCTCGAGCCAGTGATCAACCCGCAGATCATCGAGCTGCACCACGACAAGCACCACGCGGCCTACGTCACGGGCGCCAACACCACGCTGGAACAGCTGGCGGAGGCACGCGACAAGGAGAACTGGGGCGCGCTCAACGGGCTGGAGAAGAACCTGGCGTTCCACCTCTCCGGCCACATCCTGCACAGCATCTACTGGAACAACATGGCGAGCCCGAAGACCGGTGAGGGCGGCGGCGAGCCGACCGCGGCCGACGGGGTGGGCGACCTCGCGGACGCGATCACCGAATCCTTCGGCTCCTTCGAGAAGTTCAAGAAGCAGCTGACCTTCGCGTCCTCCGCGACGCAGGGCTCCGGCTGGGGCGTGCTGGCGTACGAGCCCGTCAGCGGGCGCCTGGTCGTCGAGCAGGTCTACGACCACCAGGGCAACGTGGGCGTGGCGAGCACGCCGATCCTGGTCTTCGACGCCTGGGAGCACGCCTTCTACCTGCAGTACAAGAACCAGAAGGTGGACTTCATCGAGGCCATGTGGAACGTCGTCAACTGGCAGGACGTGGCCAGGCGCTACGCCGACGCCAAGGCGAACACCCCGCTGCTGATCCCCGTCAAGGGCTGA
- a CDS encoding pyridoxamine 5'-phosphate oxidase family protein: MDRYHQGSLAIQERVGVRALAEHVGRSIGPGIRDVAAAFLALQPHLVVGAADGVGRLWASLLTGPPGFVRATGPDRIAVRGGLPHGDPLAGALAADGTRVATIALDPRTRRRMRLNGTLAVTPGGFAVAAEEVFSNCPKYLQKRQPLELVAEGPGIVRRSAGLTPDQERAVRAADTFFIATTADPGGADASHRGGMPGFVEVLSPTELRWPDYAGNAMFLTLGNLALDERAGLLFPDWEGGGLLQLSGRARTEFGADGDRCVRFRVEAVVQSLHPGRLRWSAPEYSPANPAVPARPGAPSLPGGPHRGSTTR; encoded by the coding sequence ATGGACCGTTACCACCAGGGATCCCTGGCCATCCAGGAACGGGTCGGCGTCCGCGCGCTCGCCGAGCACGTCGGGCGCTCCATCGGCCCGGGCATCCGGGACGTGGCGGCCGCCTTCCTCGCCCTCCAGCCCCACCTGGTCGTCGGCGCCGCCGACGGCGTGGGGCGGCTGTGGGCCTCGCTGCTCACCGGCCCGCCGGGCTTCGTCCGGGCCACCGGGCCGGACCGGATCGCGGTCCGCGGCGGCCTGCCGCACGGGGACCCCCTCGCCGGCGCACTGGCCGCCGACGGCACCCGGGTCGCCACCATCGCCCTCGACCCGCGCACCCGGCGCCGGATGCGGCTCAACGGCACCCTCGCCGTGACGCCCGGCGGCTTCGCGGTGGCGGCCGAGGAGGTCTTCTCCAACTGCCCGAAGTACCTGCAGAAGCGGCAGCCGCTGGAGCTGGTGGCCGAGGGCCCCGGCATCGTACGGCGCTCCGCGGGGCTCACCCCGGACCAGGAGCGGGCCGTCCGCGCCGCCGACACCTTCTTCATCGCCACCACCGCGGACCCGGGAGGGGCCGACGCGAGCCACCGGGGCGGGATGCCGGGCTTCGTGGAGGTGCTTTCGCCCACCGAACTGCGCTGGCCGGACTATGCGGGCAACGCGATGTTCCTGACCCTGGGCAACCTCGCCCTGGACGAGCGGGCCGGACTGCTCTTCCCCGACTGGGAGGGCGGCGGGCTGCTCCAGCTGAGCGGGCGGGCCCGGACCGAGTTCGGTGCCGACGGGGACCGCTGCGTCCGGTTCCGGGTGGAGGCGGTGGTGCAGAGCCTGCATCCGGGGCGGCTGCGCTGGAGCGCGCCGGAGTACTCCCCGGCGAACCCGGCCGTCCCCGCCCGCCCGGGCGCCCCGAGCCTCCCGGGCGGCCCTCACCGGGGCAGTACCACCAGGTAG
- a CDS encoding VOC family protein: protein MTTTTAVGTLRTGHVGLNVTDLGRSLAFYRDALGFDLLGEGKEDGRRFAFLGRDGELVLTLWQQAQDPYAPRAAGLHHLAFSAGAIEEVRAYEERLRGLGVDFAYEGVVAHREGAASGGIFFHDPDGTRLEISVPTGAEGAPAPVESAPTCGFF from the coding sequence ATGACCACCACCACCGCCGTCGGCACCCTCCGCACCGGGCACGTGGGCCTCAACGTCACCGACCTGGGGCGCTCGCTCGCCTTCTACCGCGACGCCCTGGGCTTCGACCTGCTCGGCGAGGGCAAGGAGGACGGGCGCCGCTTCGCCTTCCTGGGCCGGGACGGCGAGCTCGTCCTCACCCTCTGGCAGCAGGCGCAGGACCCGTACGCCCCGCGGGCGGCCGGACTGCACCACCTCGCCTTCTCCGCCGGAGCGATCGAGGAGGTCCGGGCGTACGAGGAGCGGCTGCGCGGCCTGGGCGTCGACTTCGCCTACGAGGGCGTCGTCGCCCACCGGGAGGGCGCGGCCTCGGGCGGGATCTTCTTCCACGACCCGGACGGCACCCGCCTGGAGATCTCCGTGCCGACCGGCGCCGAGGGCGCTCCCGCCCCCGTCGAGTCCGCTCCCACCTGCGGTTTCTTCTAG
- the pepN gene encoding aminopeptidase N, with product MPGENLSRDEARARAELLSVDGYEVVLDLRSAVDEAEPAEGPRTFRSVTTVRFRAAVPGASSFADLIAPSVNAVTLNGRALDPAAVFDGARIALDGLAAENVLVVDANCAYSRTGEGMHRFVDPEDGEVYLYTQYEPADARRVYANFEQPDLKAPYRFEVTAPEGWTVWSNGAEESREGGVWRFAETAPISTYITCVVAGPYHYVTDTYTRGDLTIPLGAMCRKGLARHFDADDVFLVTKQGFDLFHEIFDYPYPFGKYDQAFVPEYNLGAMENPGMVTFREEYIFRGKVTQASYERRANVILHEMAHMWFGDLVTMKWWDDLWLKESFADFMGSFGLVEATRFDQAWVTFANNRKAWAYRADQLPSTHPITADIRDLEDAKLNFDGITYAKGAAVLKQLVAYVGREAFLDGARRYFKAHAYGNTTLDDLLSVLGEVSGRDMAEWSRAWLQTAGVNALTPQVTTDAAGRLTELAVVQEGDELRPHRVAVGLYRLEADGSLVRYARAEADVAGVRTVVGELAGLERPDLVLVNDDDLTYCKIRFDEASLATLRGHLGDLTDPLARALCWSALWNLTRDALMPARDFLSLVLAHAGRESDVGVLQQLHAQALSAVTHYAAPDWREQGGRELAAGALHELRLAEPGSEHQLTWARFFAASAVSEGDFQLLLGLLEGSARIDGLEVDQELRWDFLLPLAAHGVVDESVLAAELVRDDTASGKRHQVRCLAARPSAAVKDQAWAVVVESDVLSNALVEATISGMQQSSQRDLLAPYAARYFEVIERVWAERSIQIGIDVVKGLYPMLQDSQATVEATDAWLAARPDAAPALRRLVLESRDDLARALRAQSRDA from the coding sequence GTGCCCGGTGAGAATCTGTCCCGCGACGAAGCCCGCGCGCGGGCCGAGCTGCTGTCCGTCGACGGGTACGAGGTGGTCCTCGACCTGAGGTCCGCGGTGGACGAGGCCGAACCGGCCGAGGGCCCCCGGACCTTCCGCTCGGTGACGACCGTGCGCTTCCGCGCCGCGGTCCCGGGCGCCTCCTCGTTCGCCGACCTGATCGCCCCGTCCGTGAACGCGGTCACCCTCAACGGCCGCGCCCTGGACCCGGCCGCCGTCTTCGACGGGGCGCGCATCGCCCTGGACGGCCTGGCCGCCGAGAACGTCCTGGTGGTCGACGCGAACTGCGCGTACAGCCGCACCGGCGAGGGCATGCACCGCTTCGTCGACCCGGAGGACGGCGAGGTCTACCTCTACACCCAGTACGAGCCGGCGGACGCGCGGCGGGTGTACGCGAACTTCGAACAGCCCGACCTGAAGGCCCCCTACCGCTTCGAGGTGACCGCTCCCGAGGGCTGGACGGTCTGGAGCAACGGCGCGGAGGAGTCCCGCGAGGGAGGGGTGTGGCGCTTCGCGGAGACCGCGCCGATCTCCACGTACATCACCTGCGTGGTGGCGGGCCCGTACCACTACGTCACGGACACCTACACGCGCGGGGACCTGACGATCCCGCTGGGCGCGATGTGCCGCAAGGGGCTGGCGAGGCACTTCGACGCGGACGACGTCTTCCTCGTCACCAAGCAGGGCTTCGACCTCTTCCACGAGATCTTCGACTACCCCTACCCCTTCGGGAAGTACGACCAGGCCTTCGTGCCCGAGTACAACCTCGGCGCCATGGAGAACCCGGGCATGGTGACCTTCCGCGAGGAGTACATCTTCCGCGGCAAGGTGACGCAGGCCTCGTACGAGCGGCGCGCCAACGTCATCCTGCACGAGATGGCGCACATGTGGTTCGGCGACCTGGTCACCATGAAGTGGTGGGACGACCTGTGGCTGAAGGAGTCCTTCGCCGACTTCATGGGCTCCTTCGGGCTGGTCGAGGCCACCCGCTTCGACCAGGCCTGGGTCACCTTCGCCAACAACCGCAAGGCGTGGGCCTACCGGGCCGACCAGCTGCCGTCCACCCACCCGATCACGGCCGACATCCGTGACCTGGAGGACGCCAAGCTGAACTTCGACGGGATCACCTACGCCAAGGGCGCGGCCGTGCTCAAGCAGCTCGTCGCGTACGTGGGCCGGGAGGCGTTCCTGGACGGCGCGCGGCGCTACTTCAAGGCGCACGCGTACGGCAACACCACCCTGGACGACCTGCTGTCGGTACTCGGCGAGGTCTCCGGGCGGGACATGGCCGAGTGGTCGCGGGCCTGGCTGCAGACGGCGGGCGTCAACGCGCTGACCCCGCAGGTCACCACGGACGCGGCCGGCCGGCTGACCGAGCTGGCCGTGGTGCAGGAGGGCGACGAGCTGCGTCCCCACCGGGTGGCGGTGGGCCTGTACCGGCTGGAGGCCGACGGCTCGCTGGTGCGCTACGCGCGGGCCGAGGCCGACGTGGCGGGCGTGCGCACGGTGGTCGGGGAGCTGGCCGGGCTGGAGCGGCCCGACCTGGTCCTGGTCAACGACGACGACCTCACGTACTGCAAGATCCGCTTCGACGAGGCCTCGCTGGCCACGCTCCGCGGCCACCTGGGCGACCTCACCGACCCGCTGGCCCGCGCCCTGTGCTGGTCGGCGCTGTGGAACCTGACGCGGGACGCGCTGATGCCGGCCCGGGACTTCCTGTCGCTGGTGCTGGCCCACGCCGGCCGCGAGAGCGACGTCGGCGTGCTCCAGCAGCTGCACGCGCAGGCCCTGAGCGCGGTCACCCACTACGCGGCGCCCGACTGGCGCGAGCAGGGCGGCCGGGAGCTCGCGGCGGGCGCGCTGCACGAACTGCGGCTGGCCGAGCCGGGCTCCGAGCACCAGCTGACCTGGGCCCGCTTCTTCGCGGCGAGCGCGGTCAGCGAGGGCGACTTCCAGCTGCTGCTGGGGCTGCTGGAGGGTTCGGCGCGGATCGACGGGCTGGAGGTCGACCAGGAGCTGCGCTGGGACTTCCTGCTGCCGCTGGCCGCGCACGGTGTGGTGGACGAGTCGGTGCTCGCGGCCGAGCTGGTCCGCGATGACACCGCCTCGGGCAAGCGGCACCAGGTGCGCTGCCTGGCCGCGCGGCCCTCGGCGGCGGTCAAGGACCAGGCGTGGGCGGTGGTGGTCGAGTCGGACGTGCTGTCGAACGCGCTGGTCGAGGCGACCATCAGCGGAATGCAGCAGTCCTCGCAGCGGGACCTGCTCGCGCCGTACGCGGCACGGTACTTCGAGGTGATCGAGCGGGTCTGGGCGGAGCGGTCGATCCAGATCGGCATCGACGTGGTGAAGGGGCTGTACCCGATGCTCCAGGACTCGCAGGCCACCGTCGAGGCGACGGACGCCTGGCTGGCGGCCCGCCCCGACGCGGCCCCCGCGCTGCGCCGCCTGGTCCTGGAGTCCCGCGACGACCTGGCCCGGGCCCTGCGGGCCCAGTCCCGCGACGCGTAG